From the genome of Gryllotalpicola protaetiae:
CGATCGCAGAGGCGGGCACCGTCTACGCCGTGCTGCGTTCGACGGTCGAGGAGGCCACCGGAAAGGCCATCGGCAACGAGCTGCTGTCGAAGTGGGGCGGCACGAGCAAGCACGCAGCGATCGGCGGTCTGCTCGATGCGCTCGGTGAGGCGCCGGATGCCGCACGGCAGGACGCGCTGTTCGAGGCGTTCCGGTCGACGCTGCGTGCCCGCTATCTGGCCGACAAGCCGACGATCATCCCGGGTGTGCGCGAGGCGGTCGCGTCGCTGCGCGCATCCGGAGTCAAGGTTGCCCTGCAGACCGGGTACTCGCGCGACGTCGCGGAGCTGCTGCTCGAGATCGTCGGGTGGACGGTCGGTGGCCCCGACGCCGACATCGACGCGCTGACCACCTCGGACGAGGTTCCCGCCTCGCGCCCTGCGCCGTACCTGATCTTCCATGGCATGGAGGCGACCGGTGTCACCTCGGTCGCCGAGGTCCTCGTCGCGGGCGACACCGCCAACGACCTCGGCGCGGGCGTCGCCGCGGGCGCGCGCTATGTCGTCGGGGTGCTCACAGGCGCCTACACGGCGGAGCAGCTCGGCCGCTACCGCCACACCCACCTGCTCGGTTCCGTCGCCGACATACCGGCCCTCCTCGCCGCCGCCGGCGACCTCCCCGCCTGACTCACCGTCGCGGCGCGTCCGGCGCCCAGGCACGCCCTCTACGATTGACGCCGTGACCAGCTCCACCCTGGTGCGCCCCGCACAGCGCACGCCGTTCGCCAGATACCGCCACTCCCTGTGGCTCCTGACGAAGCGCGACCTGTCGGTGCGCTACACGACGAACGCCCTCGGCTACGTGTGGTCGGTGCTCGACCCGCTGCTGATGTCGCTCATCTACTTCTTCGTGTTCGTCGTGGTGTTCAAGCGCGGCGACCACGCCGGCGAGGACCCGTACATCGTGTACCTGATGGCGGGCCTGCTGCCGTGGACCTGGTTCAACGGCGCGATCACCGACGCGGCGCGAGTGTTCGCGAAGGAATCGAAGCTCGTGCGCTCGGTGAGCCTGCCTCAGACGCTGTGGGTCGCGCGCATCGTGCTGTCGAAGGGCATCGAGTACGTGGCATCCCTCGCTGTGCTCGTGATCTTCGCCATCCTCTTCCACGCGCCCGTCACCTGGTACGTGTTCTGGTTCCCCGTCGGGCTGATCCTGCAGGCGATCCTGGTCTACGGCATCGGCCTGATCGTCGCGCCGCTGACGGTCTTCTACAAGGATCTCGAACGCGCCATCCGACTGATCCTTCGTCTGTTCTTCTATGCGTCGGCGATTCTGTACTCGCCGACCCAGTGGCCGGAAGAGGTGCACGGGATCCCGGTGAGGGCGATTCTGCAGCTGAACCCGCTCACCGGCATCATGGGTCTCTACCGTTCGGCCTTCTGGCCGAAGGAGTTCAACGTGTTCCACGTCATCGTCTCAGCGGTCGGGTCACTCGTGATCCTCGGCATCGGGTTCCTCGTGTTCCGACGTTCGGTTCCCGCCGTGCTGAAGGAGATGTGATGGTCGCGGTCGAATCGACGCCCGTCGTGGGCACGGGCGGCAACGGCCACGTGATCGAGGTGGCCGGCCTCGGCATCCACTTCAAGCGCAACAAGCGGGCACGGCGGTCGTTCAAGGACCTCTTCGCCGGCCGTCGCCGCCGCGCCCGCCCCGATGAGTTCTGGGCGCTTCGGAACGTGTCGTTCGGCATCCGCCCCGGCGAAGCCATCGGGGTCGTCGGGCGCAACGGGCAGGGCAAATCGACGCTGCTCAAGCTGATCGCCGGCGTGCTGATCGCAGACGAGGGCACCGTCACCGTGCGTGAGAACGTGGCGCCGCTGATCGAGATCACGGGCGGCTTCGTCGACGACCTGTCGGTGCGCGACAACGTGTACCTGACCGCGGGGCTGCACGGAATGTCGAGGAAGCAGATCGACGCGAAGTTCGACGCGATCGTCGACTTCGCCGACATCCCGGGGTTCCTCGACACGCCCTACAAGCATCTGTCGTCGGGCATGAAGGTGCGCATCGCGTTCAGCGTGATCACGTCGCTCGACGAGCCGATCCTGATCGTCGACGAGGTGCTCGCCGTCGGCGACAAGGCGTTCCGCGAGAAGTGCTATGGCCGCATCGAGACGTTGCTCGCGGAGGGGCGCACGCTGTTCT
Proteins encoded in this window:
- a CDS encoding ABC transporter permease — encoded protein: MTSSTLVRPAQRTPFARYRHSLWLLTKRDLSVRYTTNALGYVWSVLDPLLMSLIYFFVFVVVFKRGDHAGEDPYIVYLMAGLLPWTWFNGAITDAARVFAKESKLVRSVSLPQTLWVARIVLSKGIEYVASLAVLVIFAILFHAPVTWYVFWFPVGLILQAILVYGIGLIVAPLTVFYKDLERAIRLILRLFFYASAILYSPTQWPEEVHGIPVRAILQLNPLTGIMGLYRSAFWPKEFNVFHVIVSAVGSLVILGIGFLVFRRSVPAVLKEM
- a CDS encoding ABC transporter ATP-binding protein, which translates into the protein MVAVESTPVVGTGGNGHVIEVAGLGIHFKRNKRARRSFKDLFAGRRRRARPDEFWALRNVSFGIRPGEAIGVVGRNGQGKSTLLKLIAGVLIADEGTVTVRENVAPLIEITGGFVDDLSVRDNVYLTAGLHGMSRKQIDAKFDAIVDFADIPGFLDTPYKHLSSGMKVRIAFSVITSLDEPILIVDEVLAVGDKAFREKCYGRIETLLAEGRTLFFVSHSERDLRRFCTRGLYLKKGELVMDGPIDDVINRYNADYGMGSIPPVIDA
- a CDS encoding phosphonatase-like hydrolase, which codes for MTIRLVSLDMAGTTIAEAGTVYAVLRSTVEEATGKAIGNELLSKWGGTSKHAAIGGLLDALGEAPDAARQDALFEAFRSTLRARYLADKPTIIPGVREAVASLRASGVKVALQTGYSRDVAELLLEIVGWTVGGPDADIDALTTSDEVPASRPAPYLIFHGMEATGVTSVAEVLVAGDTANDLGAGVAAGARYVVGVLTGAYTAEQLGRYRHTHLLGSVADIPALLAAAGDLPA